In one Maniola jurtina chromosome 13, ilManJurt1.1, whole genome shotgun sequence genomic region, the following are encoded:
- the LOC123870738 gene encoding uncharacterized protein LOC123870738, which translates to MSDEQVNSKTRLHKLPFVIKKDALKLGPNTKYGMFRCFPGASGSLIKEDIVYNVKDGDFFKGKYPDLLIINRLNLMKNSSRTIASYTSRDGSVVQLTSDAVAKLIGQDSYDQVFSSLCCVINLELKVKGIFSLLCLGALEQKEFSTIDTQTYESSFTHLIKEKLRQKTKHQRRNKFRSYVVQKPKLETFSKRIIIHPDDLKKNKDIKVEVDESNLETVPISDQSCKDIKLEFNDKETTCNITDKCIKQETDHDSFPELKEIVNEDSNISDVGSVGNLSIDSNFSLIDIERSVKPILNYIDGHTEINKYDYYQGEMSPIVMADGSTVMVRGNPDLFHIATPDILENLSPSDQKKLLLHQAYLDWKFCLQRDEDDNLPIHLAVLNNDVALLKRQCSMLKTRHETVDILAGNLTPLQMAILQNCPGCTEVLLAMGADVMIRDDESRTALHLAAEICAKHVDAILTHCRNNARQILKENDDLWKPELENKPDNRLASYLLTQLVAMCDNQGYTPLMLASKAGNAAAVVLMASAAPSVVNMAMPTCGNTALYLATGAAFTEAANRGDKTKVPENFKRTIEILIRHGADPTIENNSGSNVNVLLAECHDSMISLIIGTSMLAYNGYAPKKKCITRCDAFMLIKDKQGGISVKEVKKTNIRKSTRNKAEGTSMLNYTNDKACTEVVNTGEHVNKNTSSCDTDKPVILNNLPVITKLVSFGKEKPVLVKSISPKTCAENKGLKTEITAKSNSIKMTVPPLVPIGSKGNVPKFLKILPKPETETSKSETTVPKKKPIILRHVATKRPKSNDDDSTASSSKIPKV; encoded by the exons ATGTCAGATGAGCAAGTAAACAGCAAGACAAGACTACACAAACTTCCGTTCGTTATAAAAAAAGACGCATTAAAACTGGGCCCGAATACGAAGTATGGTATGTTTCGTTGTTTTCCCGGTGCTTCGGGAAGTTTGATAAAGGAAGATATAGTTTACAATGTGAAAGATGGTGACTTTTTCAAGGGGAAATACCCTGACTTGCTCATTATCAATAGATTGAATCTTATGAAGAATAGTAGTCGAACGATCGCCTCTTACACCAGTCGTGATGGTTCCGTCGTTCAATTAACATCGGACGCAGTGGCTAAATTGATTGGACAAGATAGTTATGATCAAGTGTTTTCGTCCCTGTGCTGCGTTATAAACCTAGAGTTGAAAGTAAAAGGCATATTCTCTTTACTATGTCTCGGTGCACTTGAGCAAAAGGAATTTTCTACAATCGATACACAGACTTACGAATCCTCATTCACACATTTAATTAAAGAGAAACTGcgacaaaaaacaaaacatcagaGACGTAACAAATTCAGGTCATATGTTGTGCAGAAGCCAAAACTAGAAACTTTTTCAAAAAGGATTATCATACATCCTGATGACCTAAAAAAGAATAAGGATATTAAGGTTGAAGTTGACGAATCCAACTTAGAAACTGTGCCTATAAGTGATCAAAGTTGCAAAGATATAAAACTTGAATTCAATGATAAAGAGACAACTTGCAATATAACTGATAAATGCATAAAGCAAGAAACTGACCATGATTCATTTCCTGAGTTAAAAGAAATAGTTAACGAAGATAGTAACATCTCAGATGTAGGCAGTGTGGGTAATTTATCAATAGACagtaattttagtttaattgaTATAGAAAGGAGTGTTAAAccaatacttaattatatagATGGTCATACAGAAATTAACAAATATGATTATTATCAAGGTGAAATGTCACCGATTGTTATGGCCGATGGATCAACAGTGATGGTAAGGGGAAATCCCGACTTGTTTCATATAGCAACGCCAGATATTTTGGAGAATTTATCACCGTCTGATCAGAAAAAGCTCTTGTTACATCAAGCATATTTAGATTGGAAGTTCTGTCTACAACGTGATGAGGATGATAATTT ACCAATACATTTGGCCGTTCTTAACAACGATGTGGCATTGCTTAAAAGACAGTGTAGCATGTTGAAGACTAGGCATGAGACCGTCGATATTCTGGCTGGGAACTTG ACACCATTACAAATGGCAATATTACAAAACTGTCCGGGATGCACGGAGGTGCTGTTAGCTATGGGCGCAGACGTTATGATCAGGGACGATGAATCCAGGACCGCTCTACACCTGGCCGCGGAGATATGCGCCAAGCATGTTGACGCCATACTCACACATTGCAGGAACAATGCGAG ACAAATCTTAAAAGAGAACGATGATCTATGGAAGCCTGAATTAGAGAATAAACCGGACAATAGACTCGCCAGTTATTTACTCACGCAGCTCGTTGCTATGTGCGATAATCAGG GTTACACGCCACTAATGCTGGCGAGTAAGGCGGGCAACGCGGCGGCGGTGGTGCTGATGGCCAGCGCGGCGCCCAGCGTCGTCAACATGGCCATGCCCACGTGTGGGAACACTGCGCTCTACCTCGCCACGGGTGCCGCTTTTACCGAGGCTGCCA ATCGTGGTGACAAAACCAAAGTACCGGAAAACTTTAAAAGGACCATAGAGATTCTGATTCGACACGGCGCCGATCCCACCATAGAGAATAACTCTGGCAGTAACGTGAACGTTTTACTGGCGGAGTGCCATGACTCCATGATATCTCTCATCATAGGAACAAGTATGCTAGCGTATAACGGCTACGCACCCAAAAAAAAGTGCATCACTAGATGTGATGCCTTCATGCTCATCAAAGATAAACAGGGCGGCATCAGTGTAAAAGAAGTGAAAAAAACAAACATTAGAAAGAGTACACGTAATAAAGCTGAAGGCACATCGATGTTAAATTATACAAATGATAAAGCGTGCACTGAAGTTGTTAATACCGGCGAACATGTTAACAAGAACACAAGTTCATGTGATACCGATAAACCTGTGATACTAAATAATTTACCGGTCATCACGAAACTCGTTTCGTTCGGTAAAGAGAAACCGGTTCTAGTCAAAAGTATATCGCCCAAAACATGCGCAGAAAATAAAGGGCTGAAGACTGAAATAACTGCTAAATCTAATTCTATCAAAATGACAGTCCCGCCTCTAGTACCAATAGGTAGCAAAGGTAATGTGcctaaatttttgaaaattttgccCAAACCCGAAACGGAAACTTCAAAAAGCGAAACTACTGTCCCAAAAAAGAAACCAATAATTCTGAGGCATGTCGCTACTAAAAGACCTAAAAGTAATGATGACGATTCAACTGCGAGTTCCAGTAAAATACccaaagtttaa